The Calliphora vicina chromosome 3, idCalVici1.1, whole genome shotgun sequence genome contains a region encoding:
- the FMRFaR gene encoding FMRFamide receptor, whose product MIELSTTDNVYPFLMRKLQMLQTSTISQPLLQQQQQVLPPAGLDNDNIGEFDSAPISIQDFIDSVQVNANSAYTTNDTFSAGLGGNSSSQTYSANFGNQTLNGTYPDIYDQLATYIPCEQVYNPDDHNTIVEFWVCGICLNIVGVLGIIGNVISMIILSRPQMRSSINYLLIGLACCDTVLIITSVLLFGIPSIYPYTGHLFLYYNYIYPFISPVVFPVAMISQTASIYMTFTVTLERYVAVCHPLKARALCTYGRAKIYVIVSILFALLYNMSRFWEVVTIDTSIPNSTVVLHCVRPSELRQNQTYITVYILWCYFIINYVIPFLTLAILNCQIYRQVKRANRERQRLSRSEKLEIGLATMLLCVVVVFFVFNFLALVLNVSEAFYNFIDHSLAKISNLLVTINSSCNFLIYVIFGEKFKRIFLLIFFKRRLSRDQPDLIHYESSISNNGDGTLNHRSSGRFSRHGTQRSTTTTYLVTASGNSTLNNGRLMKSASSPGVLKIKRGRAPSPGPVVYYPAREVQRTSSPIMMMSNNNTPLGCDWIDTKNGQMTSGF is encoded by the coding sequence ATGATTGAACTAAGTACTACGGATAACGTTTATCCGTTTCTAATGCGTAAATTGCAAATGCTTCAAACATCCACAATATCACAACCGTTactgcaacaacagcaacaagtgTTACCACCGGCTGGTCTCGACAACGATAACATTGGTGAATTCGATTCGGCACCCATCTCCATACAAGACTTTATCGATAGTGTGCAGGTCAATGCGAATTCCGCTTACACCACAAATGACACATTCTCAGCGGGACTCGGCGGCAACAGTAGCAGCCAAACGTATAGTGCGAATTTTGGTAATCAGACGTTGAATGGCACGTACCCCGACATTTATGACCAACTGGCCACATATATACCCTGCGAACAAGTCTACAATCCAGACGATCACAATACGATAGTCGAGTTTTGGGTATGTGGCATCTGTCTGAATATAGTGGGTGTCCTTGGCATCATAGGTAATGTTATATCTATGATTATACTGTCCCGTCCTCAAATGCGTTCTAGCATCAATTATTTGCTCATTGGTTTAGCATGCTGTGATACTGTTTTAATTATAACGTCTGTGCTGTTATTTGGCATACCGTCCATTTATCCCTACACCGGACATTTGTTCCTCTACTACAATTACATTTATCCATTTATATCGCCGGTAGTCTTTCCTGTGGCCATGATATCGCAGACGGCCAGCATATACATGACGTTTACCGTAACGCTAGAACGTTACGTGGCCGTTTGTCATCCGCTAAAAGCCAGAGCCCTGTGTACATATGGACGTGCCAAAATCTATGTGATAGTCTCCATCCTATTTGCCCTACTCTATAACATGTCCCGATTTTGGGAGGTGGTAACCATCGACACTAGTATTCCCAATAGTACGGTGGTGTTGCACTGTGTGCGGCCGTCGGAGCTGAGGCAAAATCAAACCTATATTACTGTGTATATATTGTGgtgttatttcataattaactATGTCATACCGTTTCTGACGCTGGCCATACTCAACTGCCAGATTTATCGGCAGGTGAAGAGGGCGAATCGAGAACGCCAACGATTGTCGCGTTCTGAAAAACTGGAAATCGGTTTGGCGACCATGTTGTTGTGTGTAGTGGTAGTTTTTTTCGTTTTCAACTTTCTGGCCCTGGTGCTAAACGTGTCCGAGGCATTCTACAATTTCATTGATCATTCGCTGGCGAAAATCTCCAATCTATTGGTGACCATCAACAGTAGTTGTAACTTTCTGATATACGTGATATTCGGCGAGAAGTTTAAGCGAATATTCctgttgatttttttcaaacgcCGCCTGAGCCGCGACCAGCCCGATCTTATACACTACGAAAGCTCAATATCCAACAATGGTGATGGCACTTTGAATCATCGGTCTTCGGGACGTTTCTCGCGACACGGCACGCAACGTAGTACTACCACCACCTATTTGGTAACGGCATCGGGCAATAGTACATTGAACAATGGTCGCCTAATGAAAAGTGCCAGTTCGCCCGGTGTCCTCAAGATCAAACGTGGTCGGGCACCATCGCCCGGCCCAGTCGTCTACTATCCGGCGCGGGAAGTTCAACGCACCTCCTCGCCCATAATGATGATGTCGAATAACAATACTCCCTTAGGTTGTGATTGGATTGATACCAAAAATGGTCAAATGACCTCAGGCTTCTGA